The following are encoded in a window of Solidesulfovibrio magneticus RS-1 genomic DNA:
- a CDS encoding chemotaxis protein CheB, producing the protein MPTPSKDSTLNDNNATNTINHPGGPPERKQKNEITDNLHIVGVGASAGGLEALEFFFNQMPPKNGLAFVVIQHLSPDFKSLMDEILSRQTSMAIHRVEDGMELLPDSIYLIPPKKEMTVRKGKLFLFDKEPSRPLEMPIDIFFRSMAKESGERAIGVILSGTGSDGSRGIGAIHEAGGLVLVQSPDTAQFDGMPRSAIDTGMVNFILSPKEMPEVILQYLNDPQAFRRSEQQTLLDGQAIDDESSMALALLKRHYGIDFAYYKPTTVGRRLSRRMTMRQMSRLSDYLDFLSTNVEELNDLYKDLLIGVTSFFRDPEAFSKMEREIIPSIFESASENEEIRAWIAGCATGEEVYSLGILLYEEARRRQFKKKITIFATDVHRESLEFASQGLYDLNRFSGMSPERKSRFFREENGLRYRVCPELRSMVVFAPHNVISDPPFTKMDLVSCRNMLIYLLPVAQEKAISLFHFALKVGGILFMGSSESPGALAPEFDVIDSKNKIFKKMRDVKLNLDLRLSSPGEKFKRGNVPVTSTAGMDRNLLRDYDLLLKKYMPTGLIVGERREVLHFFGDVSRYLTNIAGRAERDVIDMVEGDLKLALGAALHRAASENTRIVFKHVKIAMQGGHELVDLAVECLTDDKLTQRHYHVTFLPPSSITVSAIENEKCGTETAFLPTDEVWRRIAELEGDLQTTRENLQATIEELQTTNEELQATNEEMLAANEELQSTNEELHSVNEELYTVNAEFEKKNKELRELNEDHDNLLRSTEVGTLFLDDKLCIRKFNPAITKSFKLLPHDVGRPVDHIAYQFSGQAEMLQDLRDVLSTGNMIEREIQANDEEWLLQRVLPFKSDSGIKGVVLTFTDISKIKAFELERNKAKLLKELASSVPGMVFQYASSPVGTSGFTFISDGASSLLGSELASELITASRMSCMVYEADLVNFDQALIEATNSNSILDCEHRVKSEGDNEKWLHTRCTPKTLHDGTVFWNGVSVDITERKIAAAQVSKAAEFYLTILNRAPALIWRAGLDAKCDWFNATWLSFTGRDISQELGDGWADGVHPEDLQHCLDTYKKSFIARQFFEMEYRMRRHDGEYRWIVDFGCPFKNINGEFGGYIGFCYDITDRRQATLDLELARFNAEEANRTKSEFLANMSHEIRTPLNGVLGMLQLLQSTSLDVEQKEYSIAAVDSCIRLTRLLSDILDLSRVEAGKLGIQAVPFDLSETVNVVNELFKTQAIESGITLDFHIDQDIPKRLIGDAPRLQQVLCNLVGNALKFTHAGKIAVSSHLLPSSDPKRISLMFSISDTGIGIPHDKIDLLFTPFTQVSEGYTRRHQGAGLGLSICKHLVTLMGGNISISSVLGQGTTVNFSANFDFNEYCPIDNSPDLTRSQNLKMTFNILLAEDDNVNRLVAQRMLEKAGCTITLVENGRQAIEALRVGSFDAILMDVQMPVMDGVAATTAIRNGEAGKEHTRIPIIAMTAYTMSGDREKFLASGMDGYISKPLEISNLLEVLKRALDPVS; encoded by the coding sequence ATGCCAACTCCTTCAAAAGATTCCACACTAAACGATAACAATGCAACTAACACGATAAATCATCCTGGCGGACCCCCTGAGCGTAAGCAAAAAAATGAAATAACTGACAATTTACATATTGTTGGAGTTGGAGCTTCTGCAGGTGGGCTAGAAGCACTTGAGTTTTTTTTCAATCAAATGCCGCCTAAGAATGGTCTTGCATTCGTTGTTATTCAGCATCTTTCTCCTGATTTTAAAAGTCTAATGGATGAAATATTATCGAGGCAGACGTCGATGGCGATACATCGTGTCGAAGATGGAATGGAACTTCTTCCTGACAGTATATACTTAATTCCGCCTAAAAAAGAAATGACAGTCAGAAAAGGTAAACTCTTTCTCTTCGACAAGGAGCCTTCACGCCCTTTAGAAATGCCTATCGATATTTTTTTTCGCTCTATGGCGAAAGAATCTGGAGAGAGAGCAATTGGAGTAATTTTATCAGGCACAGGATCTGATGGTTCTCGTGGCATAGGAGCTATTCACGAAGCTGGAGGTCTTGTTTTGGTTCAGTCTCCTGATACTGCTCAATTCGATGGAATGCCACGAAGTGCAATAGACACAGGAATGGTTAATTTTATTTTGTCGCCTAAAGAAATGCCTGAAGTAATTTTACAGTATTTAAATGATCCACAAGCATTTAGGCGGTCTGAGCAGCAGACTTTACTTGATGGCCAAGCAATTGATGATGAAAGTTCTATGGCGTTAGCTCTGTTGAAAAGGCATTATGGGATAGATTTTGCGTATTACAAGCCAACCACAGTGGGCCGCCGCCTCTCCCGTCGGATGACTATGCGTCAAATGTCCAGGCTGTCCGATTACTTAGACTTTTTAAGCACTAACGTGGAAGAACTGAATGATTTATATAAAGACCTTCTTATTGGAGTGACCAGTTTCTTTAGAGATCCAGAAGCTTTCAGCAAAATGGAACGAGAAATAATTCCTTCCATATTCGAATCAGCTAGTGAGAATGAAGAGATTAGAGCATGGATCGCAGGCTGCGCAACAGGTGAAGAAGTCTATTCATTGGGAATCCTGCTTTATGAAGAAGCCCGTCGTCGGCAGTTTAAAAAGAAAATCACCATTTTTGCAACGGACGTTCACCGTGAATCTTTAGAATTTGCCTCACAAGGTTTGTACGATCTAAATAGGTTTAGTGGAATGTCGCCAGAACGTAAGTCTCGTTTTTTTCGAGAAGAAAACGGTTTGCGCTATCGTGTCTGTCCTGAATTACGATCAATGGTTGTGTTTGCTCCTCACAACGTAATAAGCGATCCGCCTTTCACGAAAATGGATTTAGTATCTTGTCGAAATATGCTGATTTACCTTCTCCCAGTTGCACAAGAAAAAGCAATTTCCTTGTTTCATTTTGCTCTTAAGGTGGGTGGCATTTTATTCATGGGATCAAGCGAAAGTCCTGGTGCGCTTGCACCAGAATTTGATGTTATCGACTCCAAAAATAAAATTTTTAAAAAGATGAGAGATGTTAAGCTCAATCTAGATTTGCGGCTTTCTTCACCAGGAGAAAAATTTAAAAGAGGGAATGTCCCTGTAACGTCAACAGCTGGTATGGATCGAAACTTACTCCGTGACTATGACCTGTTACTCAAAAAATATATGCCAACGGGATTGATCGTTGGCGAGCGCCGCGAGGTTCTACATTTTTTTGGTGATGTCTCTCGGTATTTGACAAATATTGCTGGGCGGGCTGAACGAGACGTTATTGACATGGTTGAGGGCGATTTGAAACTAGCTCTTGGTGCAGCTTTACACCGAGCTGCATCAGAAAATACGCGCATCGTATTCAAACATGTCAAGATTGCGATGCAGGGTGGGCATGAGCTTGTTGACCTAGCTGTAGAGTGCTTGACTGATGATAAATTGACTCAGAGACATTACCATGTAACTTTTTTGCCTCCCAGTTCTATCACAGTGTCAGCGATTGAAAATGAAAAATGTGGCACTGAAACAGCCTTCCTTCCAACCGATGAAGTTTGGAGACGTATTGCTGAACTAGAAGGAGATCTTCAGACCACTAGAGAAAATCTTCAGGCAACCATTGAAGAGCTTCAAACAACAAATGAAGAGCTTCAAGCTACAAACGAAGAAATGCTAGCTGCCAATGAAGAACTTCAGAGCACGAACGAGGAGCTTCATTCCGTCAACGAAGAATTATACACAGTAAATGCTGAGTTTGAAAAAAAGAATAAAGAGCTTAGAGAACTAAACGAGGATCATGACAATTTATTGCGAAGTACTGAGGTCGGCACACTTTTCCTTGATGACAAGCTATGCATTAGAAAATTTAATCCAGCAATAACAAAGTCATTTAAATTATTGCCCCATGACGTCGGTAGGCCTGTCGACCACATTGCATACCAATTTTCCGGTCAGGCAGAAATGCTACAAGATCTTCGAGACGTATTGTCAACTGGCAATATGATTGAGCGTGAAATTCAAGCAAATGACGAAGAGTGGCTGCTTCAACGCGTTCTTCCGTTTAAAAGCGACTCCGGGATTAAAGGGGTGGTTTTGACATTTACAGACATTTCAAAAATAAAAGCTTTTGAATTAGAAAGAAATAAGGCTAAATTGTTAAAAGAACTTGCTTCTAGTGTTCCGGGGATGGTTTTTCAATATGCCTCATCTCCTGTTGGAACTTCGGGGTTTACTTTTATAAGTGATGGTGCATCAAGCCTGCTTGGATCCGAGTTGGCGTCGGAATTGATAACCGCCAGTAGGATGTCATGTATGGTTTACGAGGCAGATTTAGTCAATTTTGACCAAGCCTTGATTGAAGCAACTAATAGTAATAGTATTCTTGACTGTGAGCACCGAGTTAAATCTGAAGGTGATAACGAAAAATGGCTTCATACCCGCTGCACCCCAAAAACTCTGCATGATGGTACAGTTTTTTGGAACGGTGTTTCAGTGGATATCACTGAAAGAAAAATTGCTGCTGCCCAAGTTTCAAAAGCTGCTGAATTTTATTTAACTATTTTAAATAGAGCGCCTGCGCTCATCTGGCGTGCGGGGCTTGATGCCAAATGCGATTGGTTTAATGCTACATGGCTTTCATTTACTGGTCGAGATATTAGTCAAGAATTGGGTGACGGTTGGGCTGACGGTGTTCATCCTGAAGATCTTCAGCATTGCTTAGATACGTATAAAAAATCATTTATTGCCAGACAATTTTTTGAAATGGAATATAGAATGCGTCGTCACGACGGTGAATACCGTTGGATTGTAGATTTTGGATGCCCATTTAAAAATATTAATGGTGAATTTGGTGGATACATCGGTTTTTGTTATGACATAACAGATCGACGTCAAGCAACATTAGACTTAGAACTGGCGAGATTTAATGCCGAAGAGGCGAATAGGACAAAAAGTGAATTTTTGGCCAATATGAGCCATGAAATAAGGACACCGTTAAACGGTGTCCTTGGCATGCTCCAACTGTTGCAAAGCACTTCTCTTGATGTTGAGCAAAAAGAATACTCGATTGCAGCTGTTGATTCATGCATTAGATTGACTCGCTTGCTGTCCGATATTTTAGACCTTTCAAGGGTCGAAGCAGGAAAGCTTGGCATCCAGGCCGTCCCTTTTGATCTAAGTGAAACCGTTAATGTCGTTAATGAATTATTTAAAACCCAAGCAATCGAGTCTGGCATCACATTGGATTTCCATATTGACCAAGACATCCCCAAAAGGCTTATTGGCGACGCTCCTCGCTTGCAGCAAGTGCTTTGTAATTTAGTAGGCAATGCTCTTAAATTTACTCACGCAGGAAAGATAGCTGTCAGTAGTCATTTGTTGCCGTCATCAGATCCTAAACGTATAAGTCTAATGTTTTCTATTTCGGACACAGGCATCGGGATACCACATGACAAGATTGACTTGCTGTTTACCCCTTTTACGCAAGTCAGTGAAGGATATACTCGGCGTCATCAGGGTGCAGGACTTGGGCTTTCGATATGTAAGCATCTTGTAACATTAATGGGGGGGAACATCTCAATATCCAGTGTCTTGGGGCAAGGCACAACGGTAAATTTTTCTGCAAATTTTGATTTTAATGAGTATTGCCCTATAGATAATTCGCCTGATCTGACGCGCTCTCAAAATTTAAAAATGACTTTTAACATCCTTTTGGCAGAAGATGATAATGTGAATAGATTAGTCGCGCAACGGATGCTAGAAAAAGCTGGATGTACAATTACTTTGGTGGAAAATGGAAGACAAGCAATTGAAGCTTTGCGCGTTGGGAGCTTTGACGCAATTCTTATGGATGTACAGATGCCAGTGATGGATGGGGTTGCTGCAACCACAGCTATTCGCAACGGAGAAGCAGGCAAAGAACATACTAGAATACCAATTATAGCCATGACAGCCTATACTATGTCTGGTGATAGGGAAAAGTTTTTAGCTTCAGGAATGGATGGCTATATTTCAAAGCCGTTAGAGATTTCTAACCTGCTTGAGGTACTTAAGCGAGCTTTGGATCCTGTTTCTTGA
- a CDS encoding PAS domain S-box protein, whose amino-acid sequence MQDLSLEYTQIAKELDSARKRVAELESKLASLSDVEFDFLGAQRHLVNSISWKDGIFNVPAFGILVVTKKRVITDVNSGLLEMLGYDKSDLIGNSVEMLHINRESFLKFGERYWSATAKKRIVSTEWRLKRKCGKDVWVIISGSAIDAMDIERGVVWVVFDITNQKNTEIALGESEDSFRSFFESINDIAWVVSSDGKIVQVNNSVQEILGFTPQDILNKNVIDIHPENVRHEAVTIFGDMLKGKRATCPLPLLKKNGSSLPAETRIWKGRWKGQDCVFGISRDLTVEQEALQKFERLFNCNPAPMALSTMPDMRLIDINNSFVEITRYQRDEVIGKTSDELNLFTSHDKYCDLLKILSRDGQIKNSEAQIYDKDGNVHEGIFYGEIIESQGQKFYLSVMVDITERKQIETSLQKLKNKYKNLIENSPIGIFESTPNGKYLAANPSLARIYGYDSAEDLINSVSSIESDIYVNESERTQTTDQLKNCCLYGLEQRRKRKDGTISWISLFMRSVRDQFGNINSYEGFVSDITDRKRAENELKESEEKFRLIVETSNQGIIAINQHFDITYSNKIIQELAGYSENELRELHIDSIFLPCGEEFFSRTIINATERSIPRLECRIRNKDGECLWVLFSSSPISRLDNSSGGAFIMITDISEQKNLEFNLLMLATKDGLTGVSNRHHFMEISGALLSSATRYNTEFSVAIFDIDNFKTVNDTWGHSAGDMVLKKICTLATTEFRSSDIIGRLGGEEFAISMPETSLENAAAAVERFRTIVESTIFEYDEIPINITISSGVAACSKHIKTIDSLLKSADNFLYKAKRHGRNQTVTSINAKQETDYPDRWPLNSLKRRSS is encoded by the coding sequence ATGCAAGACTTAAGCTTGGAATATACTCAAATAGCAAAAGAATTGGATAGCGCTCGAAAACGTGTAGCAGAACTTGAATCCAAGCTTGCTTCTTTAAGCGATGTTGAGTTTGATTTTTTAGGAGCACAACGCCATTTAGTTAACAGCATTTCTTGGAAGGACGGCATCTTTAATGTGCCTGCATTTGGCATTCTTGTTGTCACAAAAAAACGTGTCATAACTGATGTTAATTCTGGTTTACTCGAAATGCTCGGATATGACAAAAGTGATCTAATTGGAAATTCAGTGGAAATGCTACATATAAATAGGGAGTCGTTTCTGAAGTTTGGAGAGCGCTACTGGAGTGCTACTGCAAAAAAACGTATTGTTTCAACAGAGTGGCGGCTAAAAAGAAAATGCGGCAAAGATGTTTGGGTTATAATTTCGGGCAGTGCCATTGATGCTATGGATATAGAACGAGGGGTTGTTTGGGTTGTGTTTGATATAACGAACCAAAAAAATACAGAAATTGCTCTTGGAGAGAGCGAAGACAGTTTTAGAAGTTTTTTTGAATCAATCAACGACATAGCCTGGGTCGTTAGTAGTGACGGCAAAATAGTCCAGGTAAACAACTCTGTGCAAGAAATTTTAGGATTTACACCGCAAGATATATTAAATAAGAACGTTATCGATATTCACCCAGAAAACGTCAGACATGAAGCAGTGACTATTTTTGGAGATATGCTTAAGGGAAAAAGAGCAACATGCCCTCTCCCTTTGTTAAAAAAGAATGGTTCTTCATTACCCGCAGAAACAAGAATATGGAAAGGAAGATGGAAAGGACAAGATTGTGTTTTTGGAATATCACGAGACTTAACGGTTGAACAAGAAGCTTTGCAAAAATTCGAACGATTATTCAATTGCAATCCGGCTCCCATGGCTTTATCAACTATGCCAGACATGAGACTGATAGATATAAACAATTCATTCGTCGAGATAACTAGATACCAAAGAGACGAAGTTATTGGAAAGACCTCTGACGAATTAAATTTATTCACAAGTCATGACAAGTATTGCGATTTATTAAAAATACTTTCAAGAGATGGACAAATCAAAAACAGCGAAGCACAAATATATGACAAGGACGGCAATGTTCATGAAGGAATTTTCTACGGAGAAATAATAGAGTCACAAGGCCAGAAGTTCTACTTGTCAGTAATGGTTGACATTACAGAAAGAAAACAAATCGAAACAAGTCTCCAGAAGCTTAAAAATAAATACAAAAATTTGATCGAAAATTCTCCCATAGGCATTTTTGAGTCAACACCAAATGGAAAGTATCTCGCTGCAAACCCGAGCTTGGCAAGAATATACGGATATGATTCCGCAGAGGACTTAATAAACAGCGTTAGCTCTATTGAATCTGATATTTATGTTAATGAATCTGAAAGAACGCAAACGACAGATCAACTTAAAAACTGTTGCCTGTATGGGCTAGAGCAACGAAGAAAAAGGAAAGACGGAACTATTTCATGGATATCTTTGTTTATGCGCTCAGTGAGAGATCAATTCGGAAATATCAACAGCTACGAAGGTTTCGTTTCAGATATTACTGACAGAAAGCGTGCAGAAAATGAACTAAAGGAAAGTGAAGAAAAGTTTCGACTCATAGTCGAAACATCAAACCAGGGCATCATTGCTATTAATCAGCATTTTGATATTACTTATTCGAATAAAATAATTCAGGAGTTAGCAGGCTATAGCGAAAATGAGCTTCGCGAGTTGCATATTGATAGCATTTTTTTGCCTTGTGGCGAAGAATTTTTTTCAAGAACAATTATCAATGCAACTGAACGGTCCATACCCAGGCTAGAGTGTAGGATTAGAAATAAAGATGGCGAATGTTTGTGGGTTTTGTTTTCAAGCTCTCCAATATCTCGATTAGATAATTCTTCTGGGGGTGCATTCATTATGATTACTGATATATCTGAACAAAAAAACTTAGAATTTAATCTTTTAATGCTTGCAACAAAGGATGGCTTGACGGGAGTTAGCAATCGGCACCATTTTATGGAGATTTCTGGAGCGTTATTATCTTCAGCAACTCGCTACAATACTGAATTTTCTGTGGCAATTTTTGACATTGATAATTTTAAGACTGTAAATGATACATGGGGACATTCTGCAGGGGATATGGTTTTGAAAAAAATTTGCACATTAGCAACAACAGAATTCCGATCTTCAGATATAATTGGACGCTTAGGCGGCGAAGAGTTCGCCATATCAATGCCTGAAACATCTCTTGAAAATGCAGCAGCAGCAGTGGAAAGATTTAGAACAATTGTTGAATCAACTATCTTTGAATACGACGAAATTCCAATCAATATTACAATTAGCAGTGGCGTTGCAGCTTGCTCAAAACATATAAAAACAATCGACAGCCTATTAAAATCAGCAGATAACTTTTTATATAAAGCGAAAAGGCATGGAAGGAATCAAACTGTAACGTCAATCAATGCAAAACAGGAGACAGATTATCCAGACAGATGGCCGTTGAATTCCTTGAAAAGACGCAGTTCATAA
- a CDS encoding HD domain-containing phosphohydrolase — MRILTADDDPIMRARLCRYLQKNGHTVETCCDGLSAIDKFFSYEDPPELLITDWMMPNLDGIELAKRVRQAKNNNYTYIILLTSKSETEDLVDGFTDGGVDDYIVKPFSFEELQVRINVGERIVRFEREHQEYSRSLEGVVQRQTQLLRKTKDELIERLLSALEFRDQETGSHVRRIGLTSALLGNHLGWDSTSLDDLRVAASMHDIGKVGIPDDILKKPGRLTSEEYEIIKEHTVIGASILAGSQFEVISMAHDIALRHHEKWDGSGYPGGLIGTAIPVSARIVSIVDVFDALANDRIYRPALSREQVLDIMLEGRERHFDPNILDLFFSLLPDIFRIQAENQ, encoded by the coding sequence ATGCGCATACTAACCGCCGATGATGACCCCATAATGCGAGCAAGGTTATGCAGGTATTTACAAAAGAATGGGCATACAGTTGAAACGTGTTGCGATGGACTTTCTGCAATTGATAAATTCTTCTCATACGAAGACCCTCCAGAATTGCTGATTACTGACTGGATGATGCCAAATCTTGATGGCATTGAGCTAGCAAAGAGGGTTCGTCAAGCCAAAAACAATAATTATACATACATAATATTGTTGACAAGCAAATCAGAGACTGAGGATCTAGTAGACGGCTTTACTGACGGAGGCGTGGACGACTACATTGTCAAGCCTTTTTCTTTTGAAGAACTTCAAGTAAGAATAAATGTTGGTGAACGAATTGTCCGATTCGAACGAGAGCATCAGGAATATAGCAGGTCCCTAGAGGGTGTTGTTCAGCGCCAAACGCAACTCCTAAGGAAGACCAAAGACGAACTTATTGAACGTCTACTTTCTGCCCTGGAATTTCGCGACCAGGAAACTGGCTCTCATGTACGTCGCATTGGGTTGACGAGTGCCCTGTTAGGAAATCATTTAGGATGGGACTCCACCAGCCTTGATGATCTTCGAGTCGCAGCATCAATGCATGACATCGGCAAGGTAGGAATCCCAGACGATATTCTCAAAAAACCCGGCCGACTCACGTCTGAAGAATACGAGATCATTAAGGAACATACTGTTATAGGAGCAAGTATCCTTGCTGGCTCGCAGTTTGAGGTTATCAGTATGGCCCATGATATCGCCTTGCGACATCATGAGAAGTGGGATGGTAGTGGCTATCCTGGCGGATTGATTGGAACGGCCATTCCTGTAAGCGCGCGGATTGTAAGCATCGTGGACGTTTTCGATGCCCTGGCCAACGACCGTATCTATCGCCCAGCCTTGTCTCGCGAACAAGTCTTAGACATTATGCTGGAGGGCCGGGAGCGACATTTCGACCCAAATATCTTGGATTTATTTTTTTCACTTCTGCCTGATATCTTTCGTATTCAAGCAGAAAACCAATAG
- a CDS encoding transporter substrate-binding domain-containing protein has protein sequence MRATFFSALILAVAIGFVAPSTYSWANDLPEIKASGVLRHLGIPYANFITGQGDGFDVEIIKAFCEHLGVKYEFVQEDWPTALPSLIGKKFKLQDGDVNFIADAPVKGDLLANGLTVLSWREKILNYSSPTFPTQVWLVVRTDSPLTPITPTGDINKDIELTRAKLKDLTILCKSGTCLDPSLFNLTPTGVTAKDFAGSLNDLAPAVIVGDAPATLLDVPDAIIALQKYPGKIKIIGPLTGKQEMAVGFRKDQPLLRDEFNKFYAQFKASGKYEALVYKYYPLVFTYFPEFFKK, from the coding sequence ATGAGGGCAACTTTCTTTAGTGCGTTAATCCTAGCCGTTGCGATCGGTTTTGTTGCTCCTTCGACCTACTCCTGGGCGAATGACCTCCCAGAGATAAAAGCCAGCGGAGTTCTGCGCCACCTGGGAATCCCGTACGCAAACTTCATCACTGGTCAAGGCGACGGTTTTGACGTCGAGATTATCAAAGCCTTCTGTGAGCATCTTGGGGTTAAATACGAGTTTGTCCAGGAGGACTGGCCCACCGCCCTGCCAAGTCTTATCGGCAAAAAATTTAAGTTGCAGGACGGTGATGTCAACTTCATCGCAGACGCGCCCGTCAAGGGTGATCTGTTGGCCAATGGTCTTACAGTTCTTTCGTGGCGGGAGAAGATTCTCAACTACTCAAGTCCAACGTTTCCCACCCAGGTATGGTTGGTGGTGCGTACCGACTCTCCCCTCACACCGATCACACCTACTGGTGACATTAACAAGGATATCGAACTCACCAGGGCCAAACTGAAGGACTTGACCATTCTTTGCAAGAGTGGAACATGTCTAGATCCATCGCTTTTTAACTTAACTCCCACAGGCGTTACGGCTAAGGATTTTGCTGGTTCCCTCAACGACCTCGCTCCGGCTGTGATCGTGGGAGACGCCCCAGCCACACTGCTCGACGTCCCTGACGCCATAATTGCCCTTCAAAAGTACCCCGGGAAAATCAAGATTATTGGCCCATTGACGGGAAAGCAGGAAATGGCCGTAGGTTTCCGCAAGGATCAACCACTTCTCCGCGATGAATTTAATAAGTTCTATGCGCAGTTCAAAGCTTCAGGAAAATATGAAGCTCTTGTGTACAAGTATTATCCTCTCGTCTTTACTTACTTCCCGGAGTTCTTCAAAAAGTAG